The genomic region CGCTCACCCGGCAAAAAGTCCATATTGGCACAATATGCGCGAAACGCCGTTAACGTCGCGCCATGGCCACAAACAGCACCTTTGGGTTTACCTGTTGTCCCTGAGGTAAATAAAATATCGGCAGCATCTTCTGAACTTACATTAGCCATCTGCGCTTGCCATTTTGCATCCGTTACGTTATCAGCAGCGTCTAGCCACTCATTCCAACGAACAACATCGCGTGTTGATGCCGACTGTTCATTGGCCATCAGTACAATACTCAAACGAGTTGAAATTGGCTGGTCGTCTAGTTGCGCTGGATAATCAACTTTTAAAAATTCACCGACCGTAAACAACAATCGACAATCACTGTCGTGAAGCACTTGCGCGGCCTCTTTACCTTTCATGCGAGTGTTAATTGGCACCAAAATCGCACCACAACTGTGAACAGCTAAAGCACACAACACCCAGTCAATGGTATTTGGTGCCCATATCGCCACTCTATCACCTTTGTTAATGCCATTCGCAATCAATGCTTTGGCAATCGGCGCAATCGTTACGCTAAGCTGTTCATAGCGAATTTGACGATACTCGTCTTGCAACGCTACGATGCCGTGGTACGCCTCTGGTACCTTAGTTGCCAGTTCGGCGATTGTTTTTGCCGGATGGTTCGGCGCAAAACACGCCGACTTTTGTGTCACTACGTCCATGCTTTATCCCTTACTGGCCCGCGATATGATGCGCAGCAATATAACCAAAGGTCATTGCTGGTCCCAAGGTTGACCCCGCTCCAGGGTAGCTTTTACCCATAACCGCAGCAGAGCAATTACCAATCGCGTATAACCCCTCAACAGGCGCTTTATCTGCGTCAAATAACACTTGGCCAAATTCATTGGTTAGTAAGCCACCTTTAGTACCAATATCGCCCGCTTGGATCGGCACCGCATAAAACGGGCCTTTTTTAATTGGTGCTAAACACGGGTTCGGCTTAACATTACGGTCACCATAGTAGCGATCGAACACGTTACCGCCACGAGCAAAGTCGTCGTCTCGACCCGTTGCCGCGTAATGGTTTACCTTATCCACTGTATCCGCTAACGCAGACGCATCGACATTAATTTGTTCAGCTAACGCATCGAGTGAGTCTGCTTTATAGTAGACCGTATCTTTCCAAGCTTCTGGAAGACGTCTGTCTGGCATAATTTGCCCAGGCATTAATGGGCCGATGGCGTAATTAAAGCGAAAACTGGCGTCAAATACCGCATACGAAGTGATGTTGCCAGATAAGTTTTTTTGGTGATCTTGATACATGGCTTCACCAAACTCTAAATACGGCCCTGCTTCGTTAGTAAAACGTTCACCACGGTCATTGACCACGATAACACCAGGGAAAGCACGTTCAGCAAACAAGCCTCGCGCTTTATCTTCTTTCGGTACCAATACGGTTGGTGCCCACCAAGCACATTCAAGTAAATCGGTCGCCATGCCATGCTTAATGCCCGCTTCTAGCGCGTTACCAGTGTTTTCACCAACTGGGGTTGCGCTCCATTTCACGTCAGTTGGCTGTGGTAGGTACTTCTCACGTAATTGTTGGTTTTGTTCAAAACCACCGCTTGCCATGATCACACCTTTTGACGCTGTTAAGCTTAGCTCTTGACCAGACTGCATCACATTAACACCAGTAATGCGATTACCGTCTTTGATAAAATCAACGAACTCTGTGTTAAGCCAAAGTGGTATGTCGCGATCCATTAACGAAGCGCGTAATGAAGCAATTAAGCTACTACCCAAACCAACACGGCGGTCACGTTTGGTATTGTGCTTTTTACGCCATTTTGAATCGAATTTATAACGCATCATGCGTTTTAAAATCATAAACTGCCAACCAAATTTACGACTAATCGCCAAATGCGCATCACGTGCCGTCCAGCCAATTTTACCCATTAACAAGGTTGCTGGTGATGCTTCACGAAGCTCGCTCATATGGCCATTTAATTTACTGGCATCAAATAACTCAGGATCAAGCGTACGACCGCCAGCTAACGAGCCCGGTAAGTGCGGATAGTAGTCTGGGTATTCTGCTGCTACTGCGTAGCGCACTTGTGAGTTTTCATGCAGGTAATCGACCATCTCTGGGGCAAACTTTAAGTAAGCGTGCAAACGTGACTCGTCGACATCACCTTGGGTTGAAGCACGCAAATACGTTAACGCTTTATCGTAGTCATCTTTGCCGCCAAGCTGTTTAAATTGGCTATTATTTGGGATCCAAATACCGCCACCCGATAGCGCTGATGTTCCACCAAACTTATCGGATTTTTCAATAACTAAAACATCTAGGCCTTTATCTTTGGCAGTAAGTGCCGCGGTCATAGCACCAGCGCCAGAGCCGACAACAATCACATCATATTGAGTTTTCATGCTCGTCTCCTTACGCTAGCGCACTAATGAAATTAGATTTAAGCTCGACTTTTAATAGCTTACCGGCAGGGTTTCTTGGTAATTTTTCTTCAGTCAAGATGACTTTAGAGGGTACTTTAAAGCATGCTAAACGTTCAGCACAGTACTTAATTAAGTCTTCTTCGCTAACATTGCTACCACTGCGTTGACTTACCACCGCAACCACCGCTTCACCTAGGTCTTCGTCAGGAATACCGGTTACACCCGCCTCTAAAACGTCATCATGGTGTAATAAACAACACTCGACTTCAGCTGCAGAAATATTTTCGCCTGCTCGGTTAATCACGTCTTTTAAACGATCGATAACAAATAAATAGTTGTGCTCATCCACATAACCAATGTCGCCGGTGCTTAACCAACCGTTGTCATCTGCTGGGTTACAAATACCGTGTTCAGCATCCATGTAACCACTCATTAACGTAACACCCTTAAGTTGGATTTCACCCACCCCGCCGGCTTCAGCAATAGAACCATCTTCGCGAACAATACGCACTTGCATAATTGGCGAAACAATGCCTGATGCGTTAGGATGAGCATTAAAAATAGCGCCTGAGCCAGCCGCTCCAACCCCATTGGTTTCGGTCATACCATAACCGATACCAATCATTTTATTGGGCATTTTCTCGAGTACTTCGCTGATCAGCTTCTTCGGAATACCTGCGCCGCCAAAACCAAGGCCGGCTAGTTGATGCTGAATTTTTCCTTCGCTAAACTCGTGATGACGCATCATTTGCATGATCATCGCTGGCGCACCGTTAAATACTGTTACTTGCTCTTGTTCAAGCAACTCTAGCGCATTTTCGGTATCCCATTTATGAATAAATACCAACTTACGGCCTGATAACAAGCCATTAAGTAATTGCGCATGCAAACCACTAACGTGAAACAATGGCACCGCTGTTAATGCCACAGGCGGCATTGCCTTTTCTTGAATAGCCGCTATCGCTTCTGGTGAACTCATCGCAGAAATCGCGGTGATGTAATTAATGTTATATAGCGCCTGACAAACCGCTCGATTGGTTGACAATGCCGCTTTCGCCCGACTTGTTGCGCCGGAGGTAAATAAAATTAATGCTGGGGAATCTCCGTTAATATTAGGTTTGCTCCAAACAGCATTGTCTTGGTTTATCACCGATTCTGCGTCAATCACATTAGCATCATGTTGTGCAGGATCGGTGATCAAGTCATGTAAACAAATAACTAGCTTCGGCAGCTGTGTTGCGCATTCGCTAATTCTTCTATAGCGCGCATCATCACATACTAATACGTCTGGTTTTATGTCATTAATTGCTGCATTAAGCTCTTCGCCTAAGCCAAAGCTATTTAGCGGCGCTGGTACCGCACCAACAAATACAGCTGCGACAAAAAATACCGCCCATTCAGGGCGATTGCGCATCGCTATCGCTAAACGTTGACCAGGTTCGATCCCCGAGCTTTGCAGATACGCGGCTGTGCGATCAACCGCTTGATAAAAACGACGGTAGCTCCAACGGTCATCACCGTAAACTAAAAACACGCTATCGTCTTCTCGACGCACGGCTTGTAACATGTCCGCTAACACGTCAGGTGCTTGCTTAAAGTACGGTACTTGTTGCTCTGGACATTGCGCTAATTCAAATGGCGCACCAGGTTGGGTTAACTTTTGTTGAATTGACGCTAATGTTTGATAAACCATTATGCTAACTCTCCTAAAATGTGCCTGCTCTTGTTCTTGTTGTATACATGAGGACATGCTGATTTGAGGGCACTCGTTTTATTTTATTATTAGTGCAGAGATAATTGAGGTGAGCTAACGTTTCGCTCTGAGCCAACATACTATCTACTGCGTTTTTTATCTGAGGGAATAGCCAGTTCATTGCTTGATAAGCATTAAACTGTTCAATTTTGTTCGCTTCCTGCAAGATAGTTTCCAGCAAACTTTGATGATGTTGCTGCAACTGCTCAACCCTTGCGTGTAAATTAATAAATGCTTTTCCATGAGAAGGCAACACTAATGTGTCGGTTGGTAATAATTGCAACGATGACAACGAAGCGAACCACTGCGATAAACTATCGGCAAATGGCTCGGTATCTGATACAAATATGTTGGAACTTATGTCGGGTAATACTTGGTCGCCGGCAAGTAATAGATTCTGCTCACCAGCACTGAATAGACAGGCATGCTCTGGAGAATGTCCTCGGCCAATTTTCACCGTCCATTTACGACCACCAATGACAAAGGTTTGTTGTTCACAAAGGCGATTAAAATGACTTGGGACGAAACTAACAAAAGGATCGTGACGACATGTCTTAGCGACTTTGTCCACCATATCGTTTGGCATCCCCTGTTTTAACAAAAACTGAGTTTGTGCCTGTACACGTTTTTCTCTATCTTCCACCGCCAAAGAGCGCAACGTATAGTATTCGCCCATGGTCATCCACACTGGCGCATCAAACAGCTCCATTAAAAAAGGCGCTAAACCGGCATGGTCGTAATGAAAATGGGTACAAATAATGCCTTTGACGGGGCGATTGTTAAAAAAAGTGTTGGCAAGATGTTGCCAATATTGTCTGCTCTCTTGATTTGGTAACCCAGTGTCGACAATGTACCAGCCATCACCGTCAGCTAAGAGGTAGACATTAATGTGTGACAACGCCATTTTCAGTGGCATTTTCAACTGATAAACGCCTGCCACTAACTCTGTTGGTTGACCCTCTTTGATCTCACCAAAATCTGGAAACTCAAGCTCAGCACGCTGTTTGCGCTTAAGCTCTCGCCTTAATTCTTTATTTTGAGCGACCATCAACGAATCCACAACCTCATTTAGTGTGCAATAGCTAGCCAATGTAAAGTTAATTTACACGAGCGTAATACGTCCATTAGGACGATACGCAATAATAAACAAACCGCTACACGCTATTTTATCTGCGACAACGCAGAGCTACATTACTTTGCTAAAGCCCCCCTTTTTGCGGTTTAAGACGGTATTTTTTGCTGTTCCAGATAAACACACAGATCAACTGCGACGTTATTTGATTGTTGCTAAAACC from Thalassotalea sp. Sam97 harbors:
- a CDS encoding FAD-binding protein, encoding MKTQYDVIVVGSGAGAMTAALTAKDKGLDVLVIEKSDKFGGTSALSGGGIWIPNNSQFKQLGGKDDYDKALTYLRASTQGDVDESRLHAYLKFAPEMVDYLHENSQVRYAVAAEYPDYYPHLPGSLAGGRTLDPELFDASKLNGHMSELREASPATLLMGKIGWTARDAHLAISRKFGWQFMILKRMMRYKFDSKWRKKHNTKRDRRVGLGSSLIASLRASLMDRDIPLWLNTEFVDFIKDGNRITGVNVMQSGQELSLTASKGVIMASGGFEQNQQLREKYLPQPTDVKWSATPVGENTGNALEAGIKHGMATDLLECAWWAPTVLVPKEDKARGLFAERAFPGVIVVNDRGERFTNEAGPYLEFGEAMYQDHQKNLSGNITSYAVFDASFRFNYAIGPLMPGQIMPDRRLPEAWKDTVYYKADSLDALAEQINVDASALADTVDKVNHYAATGRDDDFARGGNVFDRYYGDRNVKPNPCLAPIKKGPFYAVPIQAGDIGTKGGLLTNEFGQVLFDADKAPVEGLYAIGNCSAAVMGKSYPGAGSTLGPAMTFGYIAAHHIAGQ
- a CDS encoding class I adenylate-forming enzyme family protein, translated to MVYQTLASIQQKLTQPGAPFELAQCPEQQVPYFKQAPDVLADMLQAVRREDDSVFLVYGDDRWSYRRFYQAVDRTAAYLQSSGIEPGQRLAIAMRNRPEWAVFFVAAVFVGAVPAPLNSFGLGEELNAAINDIKPDVLVCDDARYRRISECATQLPKLVICLHDLITDPAQHDANVIDAESVINQDNAVWSKPNINGDSPALILFTSGATSRAKAALSTNRAVCQALYNINYITAISAMSSPEAIAAIQEKAMPPVALTAVPLFHVSGLHAQLLNGLLSGRKLVFIHKWDTENALELLEQEQVTVFNGAPAMIMQMMRHHEFSEGKIQHQLAGLGFGGAGIPKKLISEVLEKMPNKMIGIGYGMTETNGVGAAGSGAIFNAHPNASGIVSPIMQVRIVREDGSIAEAGGVGEIQLKGVTLMSGYMDAEHGICNPADDNGWLSTGDIGYVDEHNYLFVIDRLKDVINRAGENISAAEVECCLLHHDDVLEAGVTGIPDEDLGEAVVAVVSQRSGSNVSEEDLIKYCAERLACFKVPSKVILTEEKLPRNPAGKLLKVELKSNFISALA
- a CDS encoding MBL fold metallo-hydrolase, whose protein sequence is MVAQNKELRRELKRKQRAELEFPDFGEIKEGQPTELVAGVYQLKMPLKMALSHINVYLLADGDGWYIVDTGLPNQESRQYWQHLANTFFNNRPVKGIICTHFHYDHAGLAPFLMELFDAPVWMTMGEYYTLRSLAVEDREKRVQAQTQFLLKQGMPNDMVDKVAKTCRHDPFVSFVPSHFNRLCEQQTFVIGGRKWTVKIGRGHSPEHACLFSAGEQNLLLAGDQVLPDISSNIFVSDTEPFADSLSQWFASLSSLQLLPTDTLVLPSHGKAFINLHARVEQLQQHHQSLLETILQEANKIEQFNAYQAMNWLFPQIKNAVDSMLAQSETLAHLNYLCTNNKIKRVPSNQHVLMYTTRTRAGTF